In Salminus brasiliensis chromosome 24, fSalBra1.hap2, whole genome shotgun sequence, one genomic interval encodes:
- the LOC140546789 gene encoding histone H4, protein MSGRGKGGKGLGKGGAKRHRKVLRDNIQGITKPAIRRLARRGGVKRISGLIYEETRGVLKVFLENVIRDAVTYTEHAKRKTVTAMDVVYALKRQGRTLYGFGG, encoded by the coding sequence ATGTCCGGCAGAGGCAAGGGCGGCAAAGGCCTTGGAAAAGGAGGCGCCAAGCGTCATCGTAAAGTGCTTCGcgataacatccagggtatcacaAAGCCGGCTATTCGCCGTCTGGCTCGTCGTGGTGGCGTCAAGCGTATCTCCGGTCTGATCTACGAAGAGACCCGCGGTGTGCTCAAAGTGTTCCTGGAAAACGTGATCAGGgacgcagtcacgtacactgagcatgccaaaagaaagaccgtcaccgctatggatgtggtgtacgccctgaagcgccagggacgcactctgtacggattcggaggttaa